From the Bradysia coprophila strain Holo2 chromosome X unlocalized genomic scaffold, BU_Bcop_v1 contig_12, whole genome shotgun sequence genome, the window atttacaattttcatttttcttttcttttttttgttttcttcatttactccatcaaaaattttgtgtgtgcgtgtgtgttacaaaaaaaaagatgctGCATGAATCGAAATTCTTTACTTAAAACgcaaaaaaactaaaaacaaaaaaagagaattcgCTAAAACCCACACTTAACACACTTAGGGTACGAAAGGGGTACAAATGTCACTGCGGAAAGAGTTATAAAACATCACAAGGCCTTAAAAGTCATTCAGTGAGTTCACACAACAACAATAGTACTATTTTGATGACCAATGTCACCGACACCATCAATATAAATAACAATAATCATGCATCAAGATCGGCCGCCTCGCCACCATCCGGTTCGTTGGACTCGAGTGCCAGTAATATGTCGGGCAGTTGTAGTAGTAGTATTAACCAAAGTCAGCTATCACCAAATTCAAGTTTCTCATCATCAACAGCAGCAACAAACACACAAacgatgaaaaataattttggattGATATCAATCAAAGCCAAACCGTCATCGTCCGCGTCGTCGTCGTCAGCGTCATCGGGATTCTCAAGTAAACTAGTCAAACTGTATCCCGACAAGCAATCATCATCGCCCGATGCTGGTTCTATTGTTAAAATGACCGGCCATCTACCTAGTCTCGTTAATTTAGGCATTTTAACGCCGGCCACATCGCCAAAGCAACAaccaatcaatcaattaatgCAGAATAACAACGATGTTATTTTACCTTTGACACCGATTAGTCCAAATATGAGTAAGAATGTGAATTTTAATAACATAACTGTGGCCGACCACATAACGACGACTGATGAAACGTAGCCTATACTTAAAACGCTGCTTATGCGAAGCAGTTGTAAATAAGAAATTGTAAggagaaatttaaattgagaaaaatgaaattgaaattttaaacaaaacaaaaacaaacaaaaaaaaaattgcgtcaaaaTCATTCATTGAAAAAGGATGAGAAGTGAGAGAGGATTTAATAACTATCtcggaattttaaaattgcggTCAGACAACACAATTTACGCATCAAATTTGTGCAAAGTTAactttttcttagattttcaattttttttattcagtgCAAATGTTTTTCCCCCATTATCATCACAGCACTATTGACTGTGTGTGGAAATggcaatgttttttttctttctttcttgtCTAATCAAACATCTTACCGTGCATTCATAAAGAGGAAGTATCAATCGCAGAATGTTTCGTTTTCTGCTGTAAAGCTTAGAATGACCAAAATTATCGTTCTGAACCGATATAGTAAAGAAAAGCCGAAACATTCAATCACCAAAATACTAATTCCATTTCTAATCCCCGTTTCTCGTGTCGATGTTGGAGAAGCAATTCTtcgattttggttttttgtcgCTTGATTTTGTCACCTTGGCACAGGTCCAATTATTCCATCaatttgtttctaaattttatattggaataatcatttttaaatggaaGGAACGGAAAATGTAGTAGaccaaaatttgaagaaaaacaatttttgaaacaaaaactaaattgtTGTGACATGGGCTATAACTGTCgtaatatttaaacaaaaaaatgtgacaaaaaaGCACAAATTATTGACGTACTTTTCTAGTTATGGGTGCTTCAACACATAtaacgtatatatatatatatatatgtagtgcaatatataaaacaaaacaaaaaataatttttttcctttggaTAATTTGAGCTTATATTTTATTAGACTTTTTAAACTGTTCTCGTTTCCGTGTAAATATGGTACCTATActgaaagttttatttaattttactttcaaaaaaaaactattag encodes:
- the LOC119067493 gene encoding pair-rule protein odd-paired, whose amino-acid sequence is MAVFLINICKFNGCGITFPSLGDLIQHIEDTHIDYDPQVIEQKEQSRPQCLPLSYVLRFITDAARREGPFLGSSGAELKRKLAIKHHSYSMSSSNRSNTPTDHGSEMDEDEMIPSELEDSNDSWTTEEFSSEFIMRYGSRHSVPTGNSSSNEKPFACPVPGCKKRYKNVNGIKYHSKNGHKKDGKVRKGYKCHCGKSYKTSQGLKSHSVSSHNNNSTILMTNVTDTININNNNHASRSAASPPSGSLDSSASNMSGSCSSSINQSQLSPNSSFSSSTAATNTQTMKNNFGLISIKAKPSSSASSSSASSGFSSKLVKLYPDKQSSSPDAGSIVKMTGHLPSLVNLGILTPATSPKQQPINQLMQNNNDVILPLTPISPNMSKNVNFNNITVADHITTTDET